The proteins below are encoded in one region of Telopea speciosissima isolate NSW1024214 ecotype Mountain lineage chromosome 10, Tspe_v1, whole genome shotgun sequence:
- the LOC122643660 gene encoding two-component response regulator ARR2-like encodes MVIEQIETVKEDNITQNMSRVDWKKNGIHNKFLNAINQIGLHNAVPTSILGLMNTPGLTREQVASHLQKYRKHLRLMKELASQSSKTAQLGDPNSLTKRNQRKQKEPLVDHGFNTPSLPSDNIQNVRNMPSNNLNQNPSFSNTNNGTANLSGFNQMPIGHGPPNGNNCGYSRMDEIRNGKRPLGLASSTGLMPQGLAPSGGLVPQGPIPSSGLMPQGSSHSDYPSQGLNYSTSLMPQGLAPPGGLVPQRSISSSGFASTNPFSPPPPQLQQHDIEVGEEVNSRLELRMENNSSFGNFSFGPSFDGDYLCDMFMPIGQSPNQIEDRSLWRSNGS; translated from the exons ATGGTAATTGAGCAAATAGAGACTGTTAAAGAAGATAACATCACACAAAATATGTCAAGGGTAGATTGGAAGAAGAATGGGATTCACAACAAATTCTTGAATGCCATCAACCAAATAGGTCTTCATA atGCTGTTCCAACCAGCATACTTGGGTTAATGAATACCCCTGGATTAACTAGAGAACAGGTTGCCAGTCATTTACAG AAATATCGCAAACATTTGAGACTAATGAAAGAATTAGCAAGTCAATCAAGTAAAACAGCACAACTAGGAGATCCAAATTCCCTTACaaaaagaaaccaaagaaaGCAGAAGGAACCTTTGGTTGATCATGGCTTCAACACACCTAGCTTGCCTAGTGACAACATTCAAAATGTCAGAAACATGCCATCAAACAATCTTAATCAGAATCCAAGCTTTAGCAATACCAATAATGGCACTGCAAACTTGTCTGGATTTAACCAGATGCCCATTGGTCATGGGCCACCAAATGGTAACAATTGTGGCTACAGTAGGATGGATGAGATTCGAAATGGAAAAAGGCCTCTAGGGTTAGCTTCTTCTACTGGTTTAATGCCTCAAGGGTTAGCTCCTTCTGGTGGGTTGGTGCCTCAGGGACCAATTCCTTCTAGTGGTTTAATGCCTCAAGGGTCATCTCATTCTGATTATCCTTCTCAAGGGTTAAATTATTCTACTAGTTTAATGCCTCAAGGTTTAGCTCCTCCTGGTGGGTTGGTGCCTCAGAGATCAATTTCTTCTAGTGGATTTGCAAGCACTAATCCATTTTCACCGCCACCGCCACAACTACAACAACATGACAttgaagttggagaagaagTTAATAGCAGATTAGAGTTACGTATGGAAAACAATTCCTCATTCGGAAACTTCTCATTTGGGCCATCATTTGATGGAGATTATCTTTGTGATATGTTCATGCCAATAGGTCAATCACCTAATCAG ATAGAAGATAGAAGTTTGTGGAGAAGTAATGGATCTTGA